The following coding sequences lie in one Oncorhynchus nerka isolate Pitt River linkage group LG14, Oner_Uvic_2.0, whole genome shotgun sequence genomic window:
- the LOC115141725 gene encoding uncharacterized protein LOC115141725 isoform X1 codes for MVARMASCGATCHLDEGDGDVPVPGQKGNLTESDNSGSDNAGTSTEESSEDEDEEEDSDGSAEKGGAESEEPAVEDSCNESESAPQPDAEVSLAKDMPPKTCEKCKAVQQSQGNDLVTPRKISKGRLQVQLEGEGAYECSVTGLVFEVSERVLIRYSVLSWSKFGMFLGDTWRFAGPIFNVDCVNSPSSVLTSIQFPHSLCLADPDSEMTFSVLHMKDSCPVIEPSVDHSGSHVKWRVSSLSPVGPIVQSSKPVEHHGVVLVYKELALNNSYSFRIYLATNNSSDIKDIGKEVRCSKRRYLKVEKPPTCKLDERRYRLMSEPEGDISPADLQFTLAVTKLKGYFEAFFEQPPPFKLSLIETESDQTVWSVTIREGDCVDNAVEKLRKRTDSRKRSTSTSEEEMTNKRPRCADESDGVRTVQAPDVSPKQLMQVAKRLGKEWKQVAIGCLDLSSKELDDIQASEEDVIMQRFKALERWKTSRPTGQATVAHLFRSLQELDDLPNEVHQTLQDMMDIKAAK; via the exons AGATGGAGACGTCCCTGTCCCTGGCCAGAAGG GTAATCTGACTGAAAGTGATAACAGTGGCTCAG ACAACGCAGGGACATCTACAGAGGAGAGTTCTGAAgatgaggacgaggaggaggattcTG ACGGCTCTGCTGAGAAAGGAGGAG CAGAATCAGAGGAGCCTGCCGTTGAGGATTCCTGTAATG AATCGGAGTCGGCTCCTCAACCTGATGCAGAGGTTTCCCTTGCCAAAG ATATGCCCCCCAAGACATGTGAAAAATGCAAGGCTGTCCAGCAG AGTCAAGGCAATGATCTGGTTACTCCCAGGAAGATCTCTAAAGGTCGCCTACA ggtgcagctggagggagagggggcatATGAGTGTTCCGTCACCGGCCTGGTGTTTGAGGTGTCGGAGAGAGTCCTGATCCGCTACTCGGTCCTGTCCTGGTCCAAGTTTGGCATGTTCCTCGGGGACACCTGGAGGTTCGCTGGGCCCATCTTCAACGTGGACTGTGTCAACAGCCCCTCGTCCGTCCTCACCTCCATCCAGttccctcactccctctgccTCGCTGACCCTGACAGTGAAATGACCTTCAGTGTCCTGCATATGAAGGACAGCTGTCCGGTGATCGAGCCCTCGGTTGACCACTCTGGCAGCCATGTAAAGTGGCGTGTGTCGTCCCTGTCCCCGGTGGGGCCCATTGTCCAGAGCAGCAAGCCTGTAGAGCACCACGGGGTGGTCCTGGTGTATAAGGAACTGGCTCTGAACAACTCCTACTCCTTTCGCATCTACCTGGCCACCAACAACTCCTCCGACATTAAG GACATAGGGAAGGAGGTGCGTTGCTCCAAGAGGCGTTACCTGAAGGTAGAGAAGCCACCCACCTGTAAGCTGGATGAGAGGAGGTACCGCCTCATGAGTGAACCAGAGGGAGACATCAGCCCTGCG GACTTGCAGTTCACGCTGGCCGTGACTAAATTGAAGGGATATTTTGAGGCGTTCTTTGAGCAGCCCCCTCCCTTCAAGCTCTCCCTCATAGAGACAGAGTCCGACCAGACTGTGTGGTCAGTCACCATCAGAGAAG gtgACTGTGTGGACAATGCAGTTGAAAAACTAAGGAAACGGACAGATA GCAGGAAGAGAAGCACCAGCACATCAGAGGAAGAGATGACCAATAAGAGACCTCGATGTGCAGATGAGTCAG ACGGAGTGCGGACAGTGCAGGCCCCAGACGTGTCGCCCAAGCAGCTGATGCAGGTGGCTAAGCGGCTGGGGAAGGAGTGGAAGCAGGTGGCTATCGGTTGCCTGGACCTGTCCTCCAAAGAGCTGGACGATATTCAGGCCAGCGAGGAAGATGTCATCATGCAgag GTTTAAGGCATTGGAGCGCTGGAAGACTAGCAGGCCGACGGGTCAAGCCACTGTCGCTCACCTCTTCAGGAGCCTACAGGAGTTGGATGACCTGCCCAATGAGGTCCACCAGACACTGCAAG ATATGATGGACATTAAAGCGGCCAAATGA
- the LOC115141725 gene encoding uncharacterized protein LOC115141725 isoform X2 yields the protein MVARMASCGATCHLDEGDGDVPVPGQKGNLTESDNSGSDNAGTSTEESSEDEDEEEDSDGSAEKGGESEEPAVEDSCNESESAPQPDAEVSLAKDMPPKTCEKCKAVQQSQGNDLVTPRKISKGRLQVQLEGEGAYECSVTGLVFEVSERVLIRYSVLSWSKFGMFLGDTWRFAGPIFNVDCVNSPSSVLTSIQFPHSLCLADPDSEMTFSVLHMKDSCPVIEPSVDHSGSHVKWRVSSLSPVGPIVQSSKPVEHHGVVLVYKELALNNSYSFRIYLATNNSSDIKDIGKEVRCSKRRYLKVEKPPTCKLDERRYRLMSEPEGDISPADLQFTLAVTKLKGYFEAFFEQPPPFKLSLIETESDQTVWSVTIREGDCVDNAVEKLRKRTDSRKRSTSTSEEEMTNKRPRCADESDGVRTVQAPDVSPKQLMQVAKRLGKEWKQVAIGCLDLSSKELDDIQASEEDVIMQRFKALERWKTSRPTGQATVAHLFRSLQELDDLPNEVHQTLQDMMDIKAAK from the exons AGATGGAGACGTCCCTGTCCCTGGCCAGAAGG GTAATCTGACTGAAAGTGATAACAGTGGCTCAG ACAACGCAGGGACATCTACAGAGGAGAGTTCTGAAgatgaggacgaggaggaggattcTG ACGGCTCTGCTGAGAAAGGAGGAG AATCAGAGGAGCCTGCCGTTGAGGATTCCTGTAATG AATCGGAGTCGGCTCCTCAACCTGATGCAGAGGTTTCCCTTGCCAAAG ATATGCCCCCCAAGACATGTGAAAAATGCAAGGCTGTCCAGCAG AGTCAAGGCAATGATCTGGTTACTCCCAGGAAGATCTCTAAAGGTCGCCTACA ggtgcagctggagggagagggggcatATGAGTGTTCCGTCACCGGCCTGGTGTTTGAGGTGTCGGAGAGAGTCCTGATCCGCTACTCGGTCCTGTCCTGGTCCAAGTTTGGCATGTTCCTCGGGGACACCTGGAGGTTCGCTGGGCCCATCTTCAACGTGGACTGTGTCAACAGCCCCTCGTCCGTCCTCACCTCCATCCAGttccctcactccctctgccTCGCTGACCCTGACAGTGAAATGACCTTCAGTGTCCTGCATATGAAGGACAGCTGTCCGGTGATCGAGCCCTCGGTTGACCACTCTGGCAGCCATGTAAAGTGGCGTGTGTCGTCCCTGTCCCCGGTGGGGCCCATTGTCCAGAGCAGCAAGCCTGTAGAGCACCACGGGGTGGTCCTGGTGTATAAGGAACTGGCTCTGAACAACTCCTACTCCTTTCGCATCTACCTGGCCACCAACAACTCCTCCGACATTAAG GACATAGGGAAGGAGGTGCGTTGCTCCAAGAGGCGTTACCTGAAGGTAGAGAAGCCACCCACCTGTAAGCTGGATGAGAGGAGGTACCGCCTCATGAGTGAACCAGAGGGAGACATCAGCCCTGCG GACTTGCAGTTCACGCTGGCCGTGACTAAATTGAAGGGATATTTTGAGGCGTTCTTTGAGCAGCCCCCTCCCTTCAAGCTCTCCCTCATAGAGACAGAGTCCGACCAGACTGTGTGGTCAGTCACCATCAGAGAAG gtgACTGTGTGGACAATGCAGTTGAAAAACTAAGGAAACGGACAGATA GCAGGAAGAGAAGCACCAGCACATCAGAGGAAGAGATGACCAATAAGAGACCTCGATGTGCAGATGAGTCAG ACGGAGTGCGGACAGTGCAGGCCCCAGACGTGTCGCCCAAGCAGCTGATGCAGGTGGCTAAGCGGCTGGGGAAGGAGTGGAAGCAGGTGGCTATCGGTTGCCTGGACCTGTCCTCCAAAGAGCTGGACGATATTCAGGCCAGCGAGGAAGATGTCATCATGCAgag GTTTAAGGCATTGGAGCGCTGGAAGACTAGCAGGCCGACGGGTCAAGCCACTGTCGCTCACCTCTTCAGGAGCCTACAGGAGTTGGATGACCTGCCCAATGAGGTCCACCAGACACTGCAAG ATATGATGGACATTAAAGCGGCCAAATGA